The genomic DNA TTCAAATTTAAAATGCGTCTCTGCCGGGAGAGAAGCAATGTATTTCTTACCTTGAAAGAAAGTTTATCAATGCTGGAAAAACGATTTCCGGATGCTCGATATGCGGAAGATGACCGGACTTAGATACCAACAAGAATGAGGGCTTTATTAGTTCCTTCACGTAGGAACCGGTAGCAAGAGGAGTCGTTCGATCTTCTTCTCCCCAGATTAATAATATGGGTTTTTCGGTATTTGCCAAATTTTCATAAATCGGTTTTGGATCGTGGGAAAGAAGATGTCTAAGCGAGGATAGGATTGCGGATCCGAAACCTTTGAATTTCATTTGTTCCTGATACTTCTCATTCCAGCCGTTCGGGATTTTTTCAGGATCGAAAAACTCTCCTGCTAAGCGTTTGGGCATGGCAGGAATGAGAATCGATGTGGATAAGTATTCACCGATTCCACGAAGGTTTAACGGGAAAATTTTTGCCTTTTCGGAGAAGGGGTCAATGAGTACAACCTTTCCGATTCGTTCGGAATTTTTACTCACAAAGCTCGCACTGATCGGACCGCCCATAGAAAGACCGATTATATCGAAAGTCTCGGAAACTTTTAAAGCGGTTAGAAGTTCCTCCAACTGCGCTTGAAAAAGTTGAATATCGTAGATCGTTTCCGGTCGATCCGAATAACCTCTCCCGTACAAATCGAATCTAAGCACTTTAAAACCGGCTTTTACTAGCGCATTTGTAGTGGAATCCCAGATAAAATAAGGAACAGAAAATCCGTGCACTAACACGACTAGTCGACCTTTTTCAGGCCCGGAAATCTCATAATGAGTGAGTCCCTTGGAGAGGCGCACGAACTTTCCTTCGACCTTACTTCTGATTTCCGGAGTTAATTCTTGGGTTTCTACGGATCTAAGATATGGGGCTGCGGCGAGCGCCATTAGCAATACGATGGAAGCGAATAGAAATACTTTCTTTTTCATTTAAGTTTTTTCTGAACAGATATTTTAGAGATCTAAAATAAGATCCAAAAGAACTTTAAAATCGTCCAGATTTTTTGGACGGATTACAGCTCGTCGCCTAAAAGAATTTTGCGGAAAAACAAAAATCCTTCATCCAACGGGTCGCCCATTCCGCGCTTCTTAAGCATGCCGGTCATATCCAAAACGATAATACCGTACATCCAGGAATACATCGTTCGAGCAAGTGAAGGATATTCTTCTTCCGTGATGATAAATTCACCGGAGCGACAACCCTCTCGGATCGTTTCAAGAAATACCCGATAACTCGTGGGTAATTTTGGAAATGCTTTGCGATGCATGTGACCGTGAACGGTATTAAACATCACTTTGTGAAGCTCTTGGTTGTTTCCCGAAAATTCATAGTAAGTACGCGCAATTCGAGTTAATTTTTCGTACGCGTTTTTACCCTGTAATTTTGCTTCTCGCAAAGTCTCCGTAAGCTGAGCTTCACCTTGCGAGATCAAGATCTTAATGATATCCTGCTGGCTTTTAAAATGTGAGTAAGGACTCGCAACGCTGCAATCTAATTTCTCAGCGATTCTTCGCATGGATAATCCGTCGATCCCATCTTCGGTAAGAATTTCCATCGCAGCTTGTACGATGGTCTGCTTATTAAGGCTGTTTCTGGTGCGCCGTTTCGGGCGAGTAGCTACTAGGGTCATGGACTGCCTTCCGGACAGAGTCTAGAGAACTATTGTCCTCCGATAATGTTCTGTCCTATTCCAGTTATCCTGAAAATGGGCAGAACATTCAAGAGTTTCCTTTCCAAATTCGGGGTTTTTCGGAGGATGGGTTCATAAAAAAGAAACGGATTAACCGGATGAAAATAAAGGAAAAGAGCCTGACAAAACCTAAAAAGAAGGCATCCGAAACCTCTTCCAAGCGCTCAAAAGTCGGTAATGTGGCCTCCCAAGTCAAAAAGGCAGTAGTTAAAGCAGTACCGAATAAAAAACATTTTCCTGCACCTTGGAATCTGAATGGAGAAGGGTTTATCTTTCCGTTGCTGGCGAATCGATCGTACAACTTAGATATGGGCTTTTTCGACCAGGAAGATCGCGAGAATTACCGTGGCGGTCTCGGATCACTTATGTTCGTAAATTACGAATCTTCGAATGTAGGGCCTTATTACGAGATCCTTTACATTCCCGGGAATTTTGAATACAAAGATCGAACGTATAAGAGAATCACCCGAATTTTCGTATCTAGTCGGGAATCCGTGGAAGAAGGATTCCGTAATTGGGCGATTCCGAAAGAACAAGCGGATTTCGTATGGCAAAAAACCGGATCCGTTACAAAAATCGAGATTTCTCGAGATGGAAAAATTTTCCTGAGAGCGATGATTAAAACTTTGGGGTTTAATTTTCCGGTGAGCACATCCCTCTTCGACATCTCCCTCTTGCAAAAAGCGAACGACGGCGAATACCTGAATACTGCTTTTGCCGGAAGGGGGAAAGGTAAGTTTGCTCGATTGGAAAGTTTCTGGGTGGATGAAAACCTATTCCCGAATTTTTTGAATGCAGGCGGGTTCAAGACAGGAGTTGGAATCAATCCGTTTGATTTGGTTTTTCCCGTCGCAAAAAAACTAAGTTGAAGAATCATAGAAATATAATATTTATTAGAGGAACGAAGTAAATGGAAGAAGCGGTTATTTTAGACGGTATAAGGACTCCTTTCGGCAATTTTGGCGGAACCTTAAAGGATCTCAGCGCAGTGGACTTGGGAGTTCATGTTTCAAAGACTCTTTTAGAAAGAACTAAAATAAATCCCGAAGACATCGCCGAATCGATTTTCGGAAACGTGATACCTACGGGAAAAGAAGCCATTTATCTGGCACGGCATATCGGATTGAAAACCGGATTGCCTCTAAGCGTTCCCGCTCTTACTTTAAATCGTCTTTGCGGTTCCGGAATGGAGGCGATTATTCAAGCGGCTAAGAAAATCTATCTTGGCGACGCCGACGCGGTGCTTGCAGGCGGCTCCGAATCTATGAGTAATGCACCTTACGTTGTTCGTAATGCCCGCTGGGGTGTGCGGTACGGATCTTCGGAGTTTGAAGATACTCTCGAACAAGGCTTAACGGATCAGTATGTCGGATTGATTATGGGGGCAACTGCGGAAAATCTTGCAGACCAGTACAAGATCAGTCGCAAGGAACAAGACGAGTGGGCGGGAATTTCCCAATTGAGGGCGGAGAAGGCGACGTTGGAAGGTCGACTGAAAGAAGAGATCGTATCTATTACCGTTGGCGGGAAAAAGCCGGTCACTCTGGAAAAGGATGAATTCATCAAGGGCGCCGCATCAATAGAGAAACTTGGCGGTCTAAAGCCCGCATTTAGAGACGGTGGAACCGTTACTGCAGGAAACGCTTCAGGATTAAACGATGGCGCCTCTGCGACAATCATCGCTTCGGCTTCCTACGCCAAGAAAATCGGCAGGAAACCGTTGGCCATCATTCGCGGATACGGACACGCAGGTTGCGATCCGGCTAAAATGGGTATCGGACCTGCTATCGCGATTCCTGCCGCGTTAAAAAAAGCGGGATTAAAGCTTTCCGATATGAGTTTAGTCGAAGTAAACGAGGCCTTTGCAGCTCAATACCTTGCCGTTCAAAAAGAACTCGGATTGAATCCGGATATTACTAACGTCAACGGCGGTGCGGTCGCTATCGGTCATCCGTTGGGAGCTAGCGGGGCGCGCGTTACGATCACTCTTGCTTATGAGTTGAGACGTCGCAAAGCAAAATTCGGCGTGGCTTCCCTTTGCATCGGGGGCGGACAAGGAATCGCACTCGTGTTGGAAAACCCGGAAGCCTAGATCCCGGATATAATTGTCGAAAACGTGCCGACCTCTCTTCTTTATAGATTGAAGTGGGGGCGGCCGTGATATTCCTTTTTTTTTTAAGTTCTCTCCGTTACGTCACGTTTAACTGAAATGCATCGGCTAAAAGTTCGTAGGATCGCAAACGGTCTTTGAAATCATGGGTAATCGTCGTAACTACGATTTCGTCGACCTGGTATTCTTTAGCTAAATCCAAGAGTCTTGCTTTAACTTGAACCGGTGTCCCGGTTACCATACGCCCTCGGTTATAGGCGATACGATATTCTTCGGCATCCGTATATCTTCGGGATTTTATTTCATCGTAAGAAACGATTCCTTCGCTGATTCCCTTCTCGATATTGAGTAGTTGCCGATCCATCACTGCGCGAAGTTCGTTCGCTTTTTCTTCGGTTTCCGCGCAAAGCACGAAAACTCCCACGCTTCCTTGCGGTCGTCGTAAAGCCTCCGACTGCTGAAATCTTTCTCGGTAGGCACGCATCGCCTGCGGCCCGCCGTTCGGATTAATGAAGTGAGCGAAGGACAATGCCATACCAAAATGAGCGGCTAAGAGTCCGCTTTCTCCGCTAGATGTTAAAATCCATAACTCGGGTACAGTTTCTGCGATTGGAATTGCTTTTACTTTCTCTTGTATGGAATCGGGTTCGACAGTGTCCGTAAGGAAATGTTTTAAATCTATCAGTTGCTGCACGAAATCGTTTTGAACGAAACTGTTTCCAGGATTCAGAATAGCAGCAGTTAGTCTATCTCCGCCAGGCGCTCTCCCTACCCCCAAATCGATTCTTCCGGGAAAAAGGGTTTCCAACATTCTAAAATTTTCCGCGACTTTAAGAGAACTATGGTTCGGAAGCATAACTCCTCCGGAACCGACTCGAATTCTATTCGTTTCGCCCGCTAGATGTGCGATTAATACTTCCGGGCTTGAACCGGCCAACCCTAGTATATTATGATGTTCTGATACCCAAAAACGATGATAACCTAAACGGTCCACTAATCGTATTAGCTCGACGGTCTCGCGAACTGCTTGTTTTGCAGTGCCGCCCTTTCGAATCGGAGATTGATCTAAGACGCTTAATTTAAGCATTAAAATGCCGATTTCACCACTCACCATCCGCTAGTAAAGCGTTGCCGTCTACCTTTGCATTCGGCAGAATTTTCCGTATCGATGTTAGGGCGTCATCCGCGCGCTTCTTTGTTCTTCCATTTATGAAAACGATCGCACCTTCGTTTAATAATTGTACGGCGATTGCCAATCCGATTCCCGCAGTGTATCCGGTTACTAATGCGATTTCTTCCTTTAAGTGAGTTTCCATTTATTCATTTCGCTCCAAACAAAGCTCTGTTGTTTAGACATGATCTAAAAGTCGGATTACGGATTCGGCGAAAGAATGCGAAAAGATTTTTTGCCGAAACCGACCGAAGAATATCGATTAGTATTTTCTTCGATGCAGAAATCAAGATTCTCAAACTCCAAATTTTGGCCGTATTCCGAATGCCGGAGAACATCTTTGTCAATTGCCGAGGATTTAAGCGAAAGTCCTAACCTATTTATTTAACTCTACGTCCTCGATGGATGACGGCGAGAATGCTTCCTGGAAACGTAACATTTTCGAATGGAGACCATCCGCTTTTGCTTTTGATATCCTCTTTTCGGAATGTAGTCGGCTGATGAAAATTGAGGACTGTAAAACTGGCGCAGTATCCGAGTTCTAATTTTCCAAAGCCCTTACCGTATTCTTTCGGTAAGAATTCGTTAACGAATTCTCCCGGATTCTCCGAACAAATTGCGGCGATTTTTTCCAGTGAAATTTCTCCGGAGCGATACAGCCATGTAACGAAGAGTGCATAGGTGTCTAGTTGAGAGATTCCGGACGTTCCCCTTTTTTTTTCCTCGATTGAATGGGGCGCATGGTCCGTAGCTAGATAGTCGATCCACCCGTCTCGGATACCTTGCAGTAGCATCGTTCTATCTTCGGGCCCGCGCAAGGGTGGATTCATTTGAAACCAATGCCGATTTTCATCCGTGAGCATCGTTCGATCGAAATAGAGATGGGTCGGAGTCACTTCGCAAGTTACCGAAACTCCGCGTCGCTTAGCGTTAATTATTCTTTGTAATCCTTCACCTGTGGAATAATGACAGAGCTTTCCTTTAAGTCCGTATTTTTCGATTAAGTAAAGAGCAAAATCCGTTGCCAAAGTTTCGGCTTCAGGCGGTCTTCGATCTTCATGCAGGAGTTCACCTTGACTTTTTTCCAAAATCTCGGGATCTTCGCAATGAAAGCTAACATTTTGTCCTTCATAATGCTTTATCGTATCTTCCAACTGCTCGTTTGAGTGAAAGAATAATTCACCGACAGATGGGCCCATGAACGCTTTATAAGGAACATGTAATGTTAAAGGTTTGGTTTTTGGCCCGATTCCGGCATAGAGGGTGATCCGAACCGGAGATCGATCCGCTAATTCCTGCTTTCTCCGATAGATATCATCGTTAACCGGAGGGAGCGGGTTATTGGGCATATCGGCAATATGTATTACGCCCCCGTTGATCGCGGCCAAGCCTGCGGATTGAAAATCCTCTTTGTAAGTATGCTTTTTTGTTTCATCTTCCCGAGCATGAACATGAATGTCCCCGAATCCGGCAAAGATCACGGACTGATCCGGATCGAAGAGCAAATCGCCTTCCTCTTGGGTTTGCAGGATCGAGCCATAATGAATTGCGGAAATAAGTCCGGTATCCGGATCCATTTCCAGAACGCCCTTAAAGGATCCGGTTGAAGTTTGAAATTGGCCCGATATTCGGCGAATGATCCCTTTCATTAATCCAGATTGGATTCAGCTCCCTTTTTTTTCTATCGCATTCAGGAGTTTTGTGAGCGTGGGAGAAACTCCTTCGTCTGTTTGAATTTCCACGGCTATGTCTTGGGCTTCGGCTAAGCGCCCTTCTAAGAAATATAATTCGGCAAGATGCAGGCGATTTTGAGAATG from Leptospira fainei serovar Hurstbridge str. BUT 6 includes the following:
- a CDS encoding alpha/beta fold hydrolase, with translation MKKKVFLFASIVLLMALAAAPYLRSVETQELTPEIRSKVEGKFVRLSKGLTHYEISGPEKGRLVVLVHGFSVPYFIWDSTTNALVKAGFKVLRFDLYGRGYSDRPETIYDIQLFQAQLEELLTALKVSETFDIIGLSMGGPISASFVSKNSERIGKVVLIDPFSEKAKIFPLNLRGIGEYLSTSILIPAMPKRLAGEFFDPEKIPNGWNEKYQEQMKFKGFGSAILSSLRHLLSHDPKPIYENLANTEKPILLIWGEEDRTTPLATGSYVKELIKPSFLLVSKSGHLPHIEHPEIVFPALINFLSR
- a CDS encoding TetR/AcrR family transcriptional regulator, which encodes MTLVATRPKRRTRNSLNKQTIVQAAMEILTEDGIDGLSMRRIAEKLDCSVASPYSHFKSQQDIIKILISQGEAQLTETLREAKLQGKNAYEKLTRIARTYYEFSGNNQELHKVMFNTVHGHMHRKAFPKLPTSYRVFLETIREGCRSGEFIITEEEYPSLARTMYSWMYGIIVLDMTGMLKKRGMGDPLDEGFLFFRKILLGDEL
- a CDS encoding acetoacetate decarboxylase family protein, with the translated sequence MKIKEKSLTKPKKKASETSSKRSKVGNVASQVKKAVVKAVPNKKHFPAPWNLNGEGFIFPLLANRSYNLDMGFFDQEDRENYRGGLGSLMFVNYESSNVGPYYEILYIPGNFEYKDRTYKRITRIFVSSRESVEEGFRNWAIPKEQADFVWQKTGSVTKIEISRDGKIFLRAMIKTLGFNFPVSTSLFDISLLQKANDGEYLNTAFAGRGKGKFARLESFWVDENLFPNFLNAGGFKTGVGINPFDLVFPVAKKLS
- a CDS encoding acetyl-CoA C-acetyltransferase — encoded protein: MEEAVILDGIRTPFGNFGGTLKDLSAVDLGVHVSKTLLERTKINPEDIAESIFGNVIPTGKEAIYLARHIGLKTGLPLSVPALTLNRLCGSGMEAIIQAAKKIYLGDADAVLAGGSESMSNAPYVVRNARWGVRYGSSEFEDTLEQGLTDQYVGLIMGATAENLADQYKISRKEQDEWAGISQLRAEKATLEGRLKEEIVSITVGGKKPVTLEKDEFIKGAASIEKLGGLKPAFRDGGTVTAGNASGLNDGASATIIASASYAKKIGRKPLAIIRGYGHAGCDPAKMGIGPAIAIPAALKKAGLKLSDMSLVEVNEAFAAQYLAVQKELGLNPDITNVNGGAVAIGHPLGASGARVTITLAYELRRRKAKFGVASLCIGGGQGIALVLENPEA
- a CDS encoding LLM class flavin-dependent oxidoreductase, producing the protein MLKLSVLDQSPIRKGGTAKQAVRETVELIRLVDRLGYHRFWVSEHHNILGLAGSSPEVLIAHLAGETNRIRVGSGGVMLPNHSSLKVAENFRMLETLFPGRIDLGVGRAPGGDRLTAAILNPGNSFVQNDFVQQLIDLKHFLTDTVEPDSIQEKVKAIPIAETVPELWILTSSGESGLLAAHFGMALSFAHFINPNGGPQAMRAYRERFQQSEALRRPQGSVGVFVLCAETEEKANELRAVMDRQLLNIEKGISEGIVSYDEIKSRRYTDAEEYRIAYNRGRMVTGTPVQVKARLLDLAKEYQVDEIVVTTITHDFKDRLRSYELLADAFQLNVT
- a CDS encoding SDR family NAD(P)-dependent oxidoreductase, which gives rise to METHLKEEIALVTGYTAGIGLAIAVQLLNEGAIVFINGRTKKRADDALTSIRKILPNAKVDGNALLADGEW
- a CDS encoding amidohydrolase family protein; translated protein: MIRRISGQFQTSTGSFKGVLEMDPDTGLISAIHYGSILQTQEEGDLLFDPDQSVIFAGFGDIHVHAREDETKKHTYKEDFQSAGLAAINGGVIHIADMPNNPLPPVNDDIYRRKQELADRSPVRITLYAGIGPKTKPLTLHVPYKAFMGPSVGELFFHSNEQLEDTIKHYEGQNVSFHCEDPEILEKSQGELLHEDRRPPEAETLATDFALYLIEKYGLKGKLCHYSTGEGLQRIINAKRRGVSVTCEVTPTHLYFDRTMLTDENRHWFQMNPPLRGPEDRTMLLQGIRDGWIDYLATDHAPHSIEEKKRGTSGISQLDTYALFVTWLYRSGEISLEKIAAICSENPGEFVNEFLPKEYGKGFGKLELGYCASFTVLNFHQPTTFRKEDIKSKSGWSPFENVTFPGSILAVIHRGRRVK